The following proteins are encoded in a genomic region of Drosophila willistoni isolate 14030-0811.24 chromosome 3R, UCI_dwil_1.1, whole genome shotgun sequence:
- the LOC6649788 gene encoding uncharacterized protein LOC6649788 isoform X2, with protein MRLYGKISHILHISRCLSYHAPICRPSSLLRKQICSESRPSSSGSGVYCPLWQTITPTPQTPNIIRIQMYSQNPANVFTINTNVNMLRKRISFSGVAPGSIGDVNAEGNVIPVGLITPETQDGKQLKIVIVPLDLAGMDGAALKNTLESINHLRKYAHQIDAFATSMIEDYHALRNESEGQTEQRKHEETVAEEQQQFPSMDNLGVWENYTTVPTVPSMDVNAMGTAANQSIAQQNQATAAASCQISPEHVSAIPAPATAPIVAVPSAAAVPAIAPLTVPQAEPKIMPPSDTTPSPMNAQALPLEAEGNCQVEEVVLTVPEGLSDRLNEMAISSMQLSFEMDMTNVRDAIINGPAGVKDLSEQKGLDEAVLTMETKVELDTEAEPECAVPLQFQAQIRGIVQIDASKLDLSQLTEEGLPEYNDTMTAIAANLCSTALKTSFPSQNGIADTLEYTDQQLAEMSEDQLAELKAKYAESIAALEATPAEVFTRCEVGQPISAKARMALKRHQARKRMSMEQSRPKFNETSLALPREETTARPLVAPGVWDDDFQGPQLRDGCKNPIIKPKKKCPKKCPLDDPCKEDPCKRPQKKGDKKKVKKASKTTEITASAKKCGSKDAKGGADSKKSSSGKGGKGAGKDGGKDGKDGGKDPCAMFKKGGKDGKDGKDGGKDGKKDDPCAKFKKGGKDGKDGGKDGKKDDPCAKFKKGGKDGKDGKDGGKDGKKDPCAKFKKGGKDGKDGKDGKDGGKDGKKDPCAKFKKGSKDGKDGKDGGKDGKKDPCAKFKKGGKGGKDGKDGGKDGKKDDPCAKFKKGGKDGKDGKDGGKDGKKDPCAKFKKGGKDGKDGGKDGKKDPCAKFKKGGKDGKDGKDGKDGKDGGKDGKKDPCAKFKKGGKGGKDGKDGKDGKDGGKDGKKDPCAKFKKGGKGGKDGKDGGKDGKKDDPCAKFKKGGKGGKDGKDGGKDGKKDDPCAKFKKGGKGGKDGKDGKDGGKDGKKDDPCAKFKKGGKGGKDGKDGGKDGKKDDPCAKFKKGGKGGKDGKDGGKDGKKDDPCAKFKKGGKGGKDGKDGGKDGKKDDPCAKFKKGGKGGKDGKDGGKDGKKDDPCAKFKKGGKDGKDAKNGGKDGKKEDPCAKFKKGGKDGKDGKKDPCKKKYSTYATPQILDSCFHEQDSAPVKVLKPRFLVYSTLVRRHYAVSPSKWSKCSESNSCCATGSDTSPSGPRFSVYSCLVRRRYGGLPTKTQLANLSCDGPQVSLSGLRLYSKKKGNDDGKCSSLTQKYPKNRQKPEKPRTGLRDDCFGRDDCPKKLCSGNCGPVNFPRKKCDPDANNKKKQAKAATKEKKMPEICERLNKSNSKKDNGEGRKK; from the exons ATGCGTTTGTATGGCAAGATttcgcatattttgcat ATCTCCAGATGTTTGAGTTATCACGCTCCCATTTGTCGGCCGAGTAGTTTGCTACGCAAGCAAATATGTTCAGAATCCAGGCCATCATCCTCAGGAAGTGGAGTGTACTGCCCGCTATGGCAGACGATAACCCCAACGCCCCAGACACCCAATATAATACGGATTCAGATGTACTCGCAGAATCCAGCCAATGTTTTCACTATTAATACCAACGTGAACATGCTCAGGAAAAGGATTAGTTTCTCGGGAGTAGCCCCTGGAAGCATTGGTGATGTAAATGCAGAGGGTAATGTCATCCCAGTGGGTCTAATAACACCAGAAACCCAAGACGGTAAGCAGCTAAAGATTGTTATTGTGCCATTAGATTTGGCTGGTATGGATGGCGCTGCATTGAAGAATACTTTAGAATCTATCAATCATCTAAGGAAATACGCCCATCAGATCGATGCATTTGCCACCAGCATGATTGAAGATTATCATGCATTAAGGAATGAGTCGGAAGGTCAGACTGAACAAAGAAAGCATGAAGAAACTGTAGCCGAGGAGCAGCAACAGTTTCCCAGTATGGATAATCTCGGTGTTTGGGAAAACTATACCACAGTTCCAACTGTGCCATCAATGGATGTAAACGCAATGGGTACAGCAGCCAATCAATCCATTGCTCAACAAAATCAAGCGACCGCTGCAGCCAGTTGCCAGATTAGCCCGGAACATGTGTCTGCCATCCCAGCCCCAGCTACTGCTCCAATTGTGGCCGTGccatctgctgctgctgttcctgCCATTGCTCCGTTGACAGTGCCTCAGGCTGAACCCAAAATAATGCCACCAAGTGATACAACACCCAGTCCAATGAACGCTCAAGCCCTACCATTGGAAGCGGAGGGTAATTGTCAGGTCGAGGAGGTAGTTCTAACTGTACCCGAAGGCCTTAGCGATCGTCTTAACGAAATGGCCATCTCATCGATGCAACTATCATTCGAAATGGATATGACAAACGTCCGTGATGCCATCATAAATGGTCCTGCCGGTGTCAAGGATCTGTCTGAACAGAAGGGACTAGACGAAGCAGTGCTTACCATGGAAACAAAAGTGGAGCTTGACACTGAAGCCGAACCAGAGTGCGCGGTTCCATTGCAATTTCAAGCTCAAATCCGTGGCATTGTTCAAATCGATGCAAGTAAGTTGGATTTGAGCCAACTAACAGAAGAAGGATTGCCTGAATATAATGATACGATGACAGCCATAGCAGCCAACTTATGCAGCACGGCCCTCAAGACAAGTTTCCCTTCTCAAAACGGAATAGCCGATACCTTGGAGTACACCGATCAGCAACTAGCCGAGATGTCTGAGGATCAATTGGCCGaactaaaagcaaaatatgCAGAAAGCATTGCGGCCCTAGAGGCTACCCCAGCAGAAGTATTTACCAGATGCGAAGTGGGTCAACCGATTTCAGCGAAAGCTCGCATGGCTCTCAAGCGCCACCAGGCTAGAAAGCGGATGAGTATGGAACAGTCCCGTCCCAAGTTTAACGAAACGTCGCTGGCATTGCCACGGGAAGAGACTACAGCGCGACCTTTGGTGGCTCCCGGTGTGTGGGACGATGATTTTCAAGGACCACAACTTCGGGATGGCTGCAAGAATCCCATCATCAAACCAAAGAAGAAGTGTCCAAAGAAGTGTCCCCTCGATGATCCCTGCAAGGAAGATCCTTGTAAACGACCACAAAAGAAAGGTGACAAGAAAAAAGTCAAGAAAGCTTCGAAAACTACAGAAATAACCGCAAGCGCGAAAAAGTGTGGATCAAAAGATGCCAAGGGCGGAGCCGATAGCAAAAAATCTTCAAGCGGCAAAGGTGGAAAAGGTGCCGGAAAAGATGGTGGCAAAGACGGAAAAGATGGCGGCAAGGATCCCTGTGCCATGTTCAAAAAAGGAGGCAAAGATGGCAAGGACGGTAAAGATGGCGGAAAGGATGGCAAGAAGGACGATCCTTGTGCCAAATTCAAGAAAGGAGGCAAAGACGGTAAAGATGGCGGAAAGGATGGCAAGAAGGACGACCCTTGTGCCAAATTCAAGAAGGGAGGCAAAGACGGTAAGGATGGTAAAGATGGCGGAAAGGATGGTAAGAAAGATCCTTGTGCCAAATTCAAGAAAGGAGGCAAAGATGGTAAAGATGGTAAAGATGGCAAAGATGGCGGAAAAGATGGCAAGAAAGATCCTTGTGCCAAATTCAAGAAAGGAAGCAAAGATGGTAAAGATGGCAAAGATGGTGGAAAAGATGGCAAGAAAGATCCATGTGCCAAATTTAAGAAAGGAGGCAAAGGTGGTAAAGATGGGAAAGATGGCGGAAAGGATGGCAAGAAGGACGATCCTTGTGCCAAATTCAAGAAGGGAGGTAAAGACGGTAAGGATGGTAAAGATGGCGGAAAGGATGGCAAGAAAGATCCTTGTGCCAAATTCAAGAAGGGAGGCAAAGATGGTAAAGATGGCGGAAAGGATGGCAAGAAAGATCCTTGTGCCAAATTCAAGAAGGGAGGCAAAGATGGTAAAGATGGCAAAGATGGCAAAGACGGTAAAGATGGCGGAAAAGATGGCAAGAAAGATCCTTGTGCCAAATTCAAGAAAGGAGGCAAAGGTGGTAAGGATGGCAAAGATGGTAAAGATGGCAAAGATGGCGGAAAAGATGGCAAGAAAGATCCTTGTGCTAAATTCAAGAAAGGAGGCAAAGGTGGTAAAGATGGTAAAGATGGCGGTAAGGATGGAAAGAAGGACGATCCTTGTGCCAAATTCAAGAAGGGAGGCAAAGGCGGTAAAGATGGTAAAGATGGCGGAAAGGATGGAAAGAAGGACGATCCTTGTGCCAAATTCAAGAAGGGAGGTAAAGGCGGAAAAGACGGTAAAGATGGTAAAGATGGCGGAAAGGATGGAAAGAAGGACGATCCTTGTGCCAAATTCAAGAAGGGAGGCAAGGGCGGTAAAGACGGTAAAGATGGCGGAAAGGATGGAAAGAAGGACGATCCTTGTGCCAAATTCAAGAAGGGTGGCAAAGGCGGTAAAGATGGTAAAGATGGCGGAAAGGATGGAAAGAAGGACGATCCTTGTGCCAAATTCAAGAAGGGAGGCAAAGGCGGAAAAGACGGTAAAGATGGCGGTAAGGATGGAAAGAAGGACGATCCTTGTGCCAAATTCAAGAAGGGAGGCAAAGGCGGTAAAGACGGTAAAGATGGCGGAAAGGATGGAAAGAAGGATGATCCTTGTGCCAAATTCAAGAAAGGTGGCAAAGACGGTAAAGATGCTAAAAATGGCGGAAAGGACGGCAAGAAGGAAGATCCTTGCGCTAAATTTAAGAAGGGTGGTAAAGATGGAAAAGATGGTAAGAAGGATCCCTGCAAAAAGAAATACTCGACCTATGCGACTCCCCAAATTCTGGACAGTTGCTTCCACGAGCAGGATTCAGCTCCAGTCAAGGTGTTAAAGCCACGTTTCCTGGTCTACTCCACTCTTGTGCGTCGTCACTATGCCGTTTCGCCCTCAAAATGGTCAAAATGCTCAGAGAGCAATTCATGTTGCGCAACGGGCAGTGACACTTCCCCGTCTGGACCTCGATTTTCTGTTTACTCGTGTCTTGTTCGACGTCGTTATGGCGGCTTGCCGACCAAAACCCAATTGGCTAACCTAAGCTGCGATGGACCACAGGTATCCTTAAGCGGCCTGCGGCTTTACtccaaaaaaaagggaaacgACGATGGCAAGTGCAGTTCCCTCACACAAAAGTACCCAAAGAACCGACAGAAGCCAGAGAAACCACGAACTGGATTGCGTGACGATTGCTTCGGTCGTGACGACTGTCCAAAGAAATTGTGCAGTGGTAATTGTGGACCTGTGAACTTCCCACGCAAGAAATGTGATCCTGATGCCAATAACAAGAAAAAGCAAGCCAAAGCAGCAACCAAGGAGAAAAAAATGCCAGAGATCTGTGAAAGGCTAaacaagagcaacagcaaaaagGATAATGGAGAAG GCAgaaagaaataa
- the LOC6649788 gene encoding uncharacterized protein LOC6649788 isoform X4, whose product MRGILNWMCGCPNGYTNRMAPYLSQISRCLSYHAPICRPSSLLRKQICSESRPSSSGSGVYCPLWQTITPTPQTPNIIRIQMYSQNPANVFTINTNVNMLRKRISFSGVAPGSIGDVNAEGNVIPVGLITPETQDGKQLKIVIVPLDLAGMDGAALKNTLESINHLRKYAHQIDAFATSMIEDYHALRNESEGQTEQRKHEETVAEEQQQFPSMDNLGVWENYTTVPTVPSMDVNAMGTAANQSIAQQNQATAAASCQISPEHVSAIPAPATAPIVAVPSAAAVPAIAPLTVPQAEPKIMPPSDTTPSPMNAQALPLEAEGNCQVEEVVLTVPEGLSDRLNEMAISSMQLSFEMDMTNVRDAIINGPAGVKDLSEQKGLDEAVLTMETKVELDTEAEPECAVPLQFQAQIRGIVQIDASKLDLSQLTEEGLPEYNDTMTAIAANLCSTALKTSFPSQNGIADTLEYTDQQLAEMSEDQLAELKAKYAESIAALEATPAEVFTRCEVGQPISAKARMALKRHQARKRMSMEQSRPKFNETSLALPREETTARPLVAPGVWDDDFQGPQLRDGCKNPIIKPKKKCPKKCPLDDPCKEDPCKRPQKKGDKKKVKKASKTTEITASAKKCGSKDAKGGADSKKSSSGKGGKGAGKDGGKDGKDGGKDPCAMFKKGGKDGKDGKDGGKDGKKDDPCAKFKKGGKDGKDGGKDGKKDDPCAKFKKGGKDGKDGKDGGKDGKKDPCAKFKKGGKDGKDGKDGKDGGKDGKKDPCAKFKKGSKDGKDGKDGGKDGKKDPCAKFKKGGKGGKDGKDGGKDGKKDDPCAKFKKGGKDGKDGKDGGKDGKKDPCAKFKKGGKDGKDGGKDGKKDPCAKFKKGGKDGKDGKDGKDGKDGGKDGKKDPCAKFKKGGKGGKDGKDGKDGKDGGKDGKKDPCAKFKKGGKGGKDGKDGGKDGKKDDPCAKFKKGGKGGKDGKDGGKDGKKDDPCAKFKKGGKGGKDGKDGKDGGKDGKKDDPCAKFKKGGKGGKDGKDGGKDGKKDDPCAKFKKGGKGGKDGKDGGKDGKKDDPCAKFKKGGKGGKDGKDGGKDGKKDDPCAKFKKGGKDGKDAKNGGKDGKKEDPCAKFKKGGKDGKDGKKDPCKKKYSTYATPQILDSCFHEQDSAPVKVLKPRFLVYSTLVRRHYAVSPSKWSKCSESNSCCATGSDTSPSGPRFSVYSCLVRRRYGGLPTKTQLANLSCDGPQVSLSGLRLYSKKKGNDDGKCSSLTQKYPKNRQKPEKPRTGLRDDCFGRDDCPKKLCSGNCGPVNFPRKKCDPDANNKKKQAKAATKEKKMPEICERLNKSNSKKDNGEGRKK is encoded by the exons ATGCGTGGAATCCTTAATTGGATGTGTGGATGTCCAAACGGTTATACTAATCGCATGGCTCCGTATCTATCACAGATCTCCAGATGTTTGAGTTATCACGCTCCCATTTGTCGGCCGAGTAGTTTGCTACGCAAGCAAATATGTTCAGAATCCAGGCCATCATCCTCAGGAAGTGGAGTGTACTGCCCGCTATGGCAGACGATAACCCCAACGCCCCAGACACCCAATATAATACGGATTCAGATGTACTCGCAGAATCCAGCCAATGTTTTCACTATTAATACCAACGTGAACATGCTCAGGAAAAGGATTAGTTTCTCGGGAGTAGCCCCTGGAAGCATTGGTGATGTAAATGCAGAGGGTAATGTCATCCCAGTGGGTCTAATAACACCAGAAACCCAAGACGGTAAGCAGCTAAAGATTGTTATTGTGCCATTAGATTTGGCTGGTATGGATGGCGCTGCATTGAAGAATACTTTAGAATCTATCAATCATCTAAGGAAATACGCCCATCAGATCGATGCATTTGCCACCAGCATGATTGAAGATTATCATGCATTAAGGAATGAGTCGGAAGGTCAGACTGAACAAAGAAAGCATGAAGAAACTGTAGCCGAGGAGCAGCAACAGTTTCCCAGTATGGATAATCTCGGTGTTTGGGAAAACTATACCACAGTTCCAACTGTGCCATCAATGGATGTAAACGCAATGGGTACAGCAGCCAATCAATCCATTGCTCAACAAAATCAAGCGACCGCTGCAGCCAGTTGCCAGATTAGCCCGGAACATGTGTCTGCCATCCCAGCCCCAGCTACTGCTCCAATTGTGGCCGTGccatctgctgctgctgttcctgCCATTGCTCCGTTGACAGTGCCTCAGGCTGAACCCAAAATAATGCCACCAAGTGATACAACACCCAGTCCAATGAACGCTCAAGCCCTACCATTGGAAGCGGAGGGTAATTGTCAGGTCGAGGAGGTAGTTCTAACTGTACCCGAAGGCCTTAGCGATCGTCTTAACGAAATGGCCATCTCATCGATGCAACTATCATTCGAAATGGATATGACAAACGTCCGTGATGCCATCATAAATGGTCCTGCCGGTGTCAAGGATCTGTCTGAACAGAAGGGACTAGACGAAGCAGTGCTTACCATGGAAACAAAAGTGGAGCTTGACACTGAAGCCGAACCAGAGTGCGCGGTTCCATTGCAATTTCAAGCTCAAATCCGTGGCATTGTTCAAATCGATGCAAGTAAGTTGGATTTGAGCCAACTAACAGAAGAAGGATTGCCTGAATATAATGATACGATGACAGCCATAGCAGCCAACTTATGCAGCACGGCCCTCAAGACAAGTTTCCCTTCTCAAAACGGAATAGCCGATACCTTGGAGTACACCGATCAGCAACTAGCCGAGATGTCTGAGGATCAATTGGCCGaactaaaagcaaaatatgCAGAAAGCATTGCGGCCCTAGAGGCTACCCCAGCAGAAGTATTTACCAGATGCGAAGTGGGTCAACCGATTTCAGCGAAAGCTCGCATGGCTCTCAAGCGCCACCAGGCTAGAAAGCGGATGAGTATGGAACAGTCCCGTCCCAAGTTTAACGAAACGTCGCTGGCATTGCCACGGGAAGAGACTACAGCGCGACCTTTGGTGGCTCCCGGTGTGTGGGACGATGATTTTCAAGGACCACAACTTCGGGATGGCTGCAAGAATCCCATCATCAAACCAAAGAAGAAGTGTCCAAAGAAGTGTCCCCTCGATGATCCCTGCAAGGAAGATCCTTGTAAACGACCACAAAAGAAAGGTGACAAGAAAAAAGTCAAGAAAGCTTCGAAAACTACAGAAATAACCGCAAGCGCGAAAAAGTGTGGATCAAAAGATGCCAAGGGCGGAGCCGATAGCAAAAAATCTTCAAGCGGCAAAGGTGGAAAAGGTGCCGGAAAAGATGGTGGCAAAGACGGAAAAGATGGCGGCAAGGATCCCTGTGCCATGTTCAAAAAAGGAGGCAAAGATGGCAAGGACGGTAAAGATGGCGGAAAGGATGGCAAGAAGGACGATCCTTGTGCCAAATTCAAGAAAGGAGGCAAAGACGGTAAAGATGGCGGAAAGGATGGCAAGAAGGACGACCCTTGTGCCAAATTCAAGAAGGGAGGCAAAGACGGTAAGGATGGTAAAGATGGCGGAAAGGATGGTAAGAAAGATCCTTGTGCCAAATTCAAGAAAGGAGGCAAAGATGGTAAAGATGGTAAAGATGGCAAAGATGGCGGAAAAGATGGCAAGAAAGATCCTTGTGCCAAATTCAAGAAAGGAAGCAAAGATGGTAAAGATGGCAAAGATGGTGGAAAAGATGGCAAGAAAGATCCATGTGCCAAATTTAAGAAAGGAGGCAAAGGTGGTAAAGATGGGAAAGATGGCGGAAAGGATGGCAAGAAGGACGATCCTTGTGCCAAATTCAAGAAGGGAGGTAAAGACGGTAAGGATGGTAAAGATGGCGGAAAGGATGGCAAGAAAGATCCTTGTGCCAAATTCAAGAAGGGAGGCAAAGATGGTAAAGATGGCGGAAAGGATGGCAAGAAAGATCCTTGTGCCAAATTCAAGAAGGGAGGCAAAGATGGTAAAGATGGCAAAGATGGCAAAGACGGTAAAGATGGCGGAAAAGATGGCAAGAAAGATCCTTGTGCCAAATTCAAGAAAGGAGGCAAAGGTGGTAAGGATGGCAAAGATGGTAAAGATGGCAAAGATGGCGGAAAAGATGGCAAGAAAGATCCTTGTGCTAAATTCAAGAAAGGAGGCAAAGGTGGTAAAGATGGTAAAGATGGCGGTAAGGATGGAAAGAAGGACGATCCTTGTGCCAAATTCAAGAAGGGAGGCAAAGGCGGTAAAGATGGTAAAGATGGCGGAAAGGATGGAAAGAAGGACGATCCTTGTGCCAAATTCAAGAAGGGAGGTAAAGGCGGAAAAGACGGTAAAGATGGTAAAG ATGGCGGAAAGGATGGAAAGAAGGACGATCCTTGTGCCAAATTCAAGAAGGGTGGCAAAGGCGGTAAAGATGGTAAAGATGGCGGAAAGGATGGAAAGAAGGACGATCCTTGTGCCAAATTCAAGAAGGGAGGCAAAGGCGGAAAAGACGGTAAAGATGGCGGTAAGGATGGAAAGAAGGACGATCCTTGTGCCAAATTCAAGAAGGGAGGCAAAGGCGGTAAAGACGGTAAAGATGGCGGAAAGGATGGAAAGAAGGATGATCCTTGTGCCAAATTCAAGAAAGGTGGCAAAGACGGTAAAGATGCTAAAAATGGCGGAAAGGACGGCAAGAAGGAAGATCCTTGCGCTAAATTTAAGAAGGGTGGTAAAGATGGAAAAGATGGTAAGAAGGATCCCTGCAAAAAGAAATACTCGACCTATGCGACTCCCCAAATTCTGGACAGTTGCTTCCACGAGCAGGATTCAGCTCCAGTCAAGGTGTTAAAGCCACGTTTCCTGGTCTACTCCACTCTTGTGCGTCGTCACTATGCCGTTTCGCCCTCAAAATGGTCAAAATGCTCAGAGAGCAATTCATGTTGCGCAACGGGCAGTGACACTTCCCCGTCTGGACCTCGATTTTCTGTTTACTCGTGTCTTGTTCGACGTCGTTATGGCGGCTTGCCGACCAAAACCCAATTGGCTAACCTAAGCTGCGATGGACCACAGGTATCCTTAAGCGGCCTGCGGCTTTACtccaaaaaaaagggaaacgACGATGGCAAGTGCAGTTCCCTCACACAAAAGTACCCAAAGAACCGACAGAAGCCAGAGAAACCACGAACTGGATTGCGTGACGATTGCTTCGGTCGTGACGACTGTCCAAAGAAATTGTGCAGTGGTAATTGTGGACCTGTGAACTTCCCACGCAAGAAATGTGATCCTGATGCCAATAACAAGAAAAAGCAAGCCAAAGCAGCAACCAAGGAGAAAAAAATGCCAGAGATCTGTGAAAGGCTAaacaagagcaacagcaaaaagGATAATGGAGAAG GCAgaaagaaataa